tttgctccggaagaagccccaaaaccccagcagcatcacacttttgaacaaagtatgcatcataattgcaaatatcatgcatgactttattgaacaaatgaggttgcattctaaatcgccttcgaaaatcaacatcagagtacaaagaagttgggataaaataatcttccaaaagattcttacccctagaatgcctatgtctttcCACATTCCGGCGGCGGCCGGCTTGTGAACTATggcggcgaccttggttctcttcttcttccaaagccactgctatgagaacttgctcatcgacttgtctctgcaactcattgacttcatctgctctacggtttctctctcttatttctctctcttgtctctccaagcatctcctaaattcttccattcagaatgaatgaagtatgaattataaactctcagaaatgaaaatatagaaagatgtggtgtgagaggtatgagctgagactctgattttatagaaaaatttggcaagatagacatgccacgtggcttgattttattggatgaaaatcttatctgaaatttgaaattcatccgaaatttgaaccctaatttgtatgaaattcaaattttgaaattcatccgaaatttgaatccaaatttatctgaaatttgaattttgaaatttattcgaaatttgaacccaaaattttatctgaaatttgaactttgaaattaatccgaaatttgaatccaaatatcttattcgaaaattttatatgattatgaataggcttgacacgtaggaatccgaaaatcttatctgaaaatataacccaaattaattattttcattaaaaaataggaggaaaaaacaaaaaaataaatagtaattgccatggctaagggcaacggGTGGAGACACaatttactatttgcaagggcaagcactattcacgtgaatagtgcttgccctagctccacccttgTCATGGCTAAGGACAAAtaggtggagttgctcttaagGTTGGAAGACGCAAGGGGATTCGGTTTTCCCCATTTTCTGGGTATTCGTTTTGAATCCTTCCCCACTTGATATGGCCATGCAAACTCACATGAGATGGGCATGAATGGACCAAGGATTTGTTGTGGATATTTAATTTGATTGGGAATATTACTTTTTCGTTTTATTGCTGAGCAATTTGATTGGGACATGTAACAATGTTGGTGCCCAAATCAGTGACCAAGAGGGTGGATTGGTTGGTTTTGGGATTATCCACATGGGGCTTCAAGGGACCGAAACCACAAACATGACTATTCattattattacttttttttttttggagtcagttcaaatttatttatttatttatggacaTTTTACATTTATTAGGTTTTGTAAGTTGCATCTACTCGACTCTGACTTGCAGGAATTGGGGGACTTGATCTCAGTCCCATCAACAAAAATGACGTGTTTAACAATTCAATCATTCCTGGTTTGGTCTTGTAGGCCCTTCCCTTTTCTCACAAGAACATCCATTGCGCTTCTTTGTTTGTTGCATCAGAATTTTCTGCTTGAATCTTTGCTTGAGTTAAATCTGAGTGTTCACGAATTTTCTTgaatacaagcgataatttaaattaaaaggaGGAGGGATAGTTTCTCACACATATTCACTACTAATGTGCCATAAGAATTCAAATATGAGAGAAACCACTAGTTTGCAAATTAAGGCCATTTTTTATTGAGCGTTGACGAGTGTTCACAAATTTTATTGATTTGGGAAAGTCACAAAAGTTCAAACCAAACCTACCCCTTCCCCAACAATGGCATTCATAATGATAGAGTTAATGAGTTAGCTTTTTTTAGGGAGTGATATGTCATCCGTTCACACTGGCACTTTCATTTGTTAATGAACAAAATCTCTCTCATTTCCAATTCCGCAACCCACTAAACAAACCCTAAGCAAGTGGGAGCCTATTTACAAGAGTTCTTGcttccttttatttctttaacaaGCTTAATGTAGCTTATTGTGAATGTATTGACTCTCTCCACTCATTCTCTCTTTGAGATTAACACTAAGATAATTATGCAAATGGAATGTAAGTGTGACTTTATATCCAAAAATTTGCATATGCAACAGGAGATACTCTAATTAGATATTTTAAACTAATAATATATGTAGAGGGGAATTGAACTTAAGTGCAATGGGAGTAGGCATACTATTTTAGCCAACTAACCTAACTCACACTTGCATTCATTATTTGGATTTAATGAACAAAACTTAATACTTCGTTAAACTTTAGGACAAACTACAGTAAACCCTCTAACCTATAGGGTCATTTACAAGTTCATATCCGATTTTGAGGACATTTATGAGTACATACTCAACGTCGCGGAAAACTTACAATTTGCCCCCTCCGTTAGTGAGATCTTCAGAAAATTCGTTATTTGCCTATGTGGCATTTATGAGAcccattttttaattgacgTGGACTTACAGGtggacaaataaataataaaaaattatatacatgttaaaaataatttttaaataatattaaaatcattaaaaatgaataaaaaataaaaaataaaatctccaCTCTCTTCTCCTACCCAGCCAACCCTCTTTTACACCTCCTGACTCAACCCCACCTCTCAGCCACCCTTCTCCCGTTGCCCACCAAAACccattagaaaaaaaaaccatcagACCcaccctccctccctccctaaCCAGCGACCTGAAATCTCTCAGCCCACCCCCAAGTCTTTGAGCCCCGACATCCAACACCCACCCTCCTCCAGGAACCCACGCCACACACCCAGCCAACCCCATGAACTTCGCTGACCCCATCTTCCCCAACCTTGTAGCAATTACGTCCTCTGACTCTCCtgtaacaaaacaaataaatgaattaaacccagaaaagaaaacaactagAAATCAAAGCATCCAAAGCTAAACATCAGATCAAGTGTAAAGAGACAGCGAAAAAAGAGAACTTtaagagaaagagatagagGAGACATACAGGCGTGGACGGATGGTCAAGAAgacaaagtaaaaaaaattagttttttgtCCACATGGAACTccatgtcaattaaaaaatgagtCCCACAAATGTCACATGGCAGGTAACGAATTTTCTGACGATCTCGTTAACGGAGGAGGCAAATTGTAGATTTTCCGTGACGTTGAGTATGTACTGGTAAATGTCCCCAAAATAGAGTATGAACTCGTAAATACCTTATAGATTAGGAAGTTTACAATAGTTTGTCctaaactttatatttttaatttaagtacttatttatattttgataaTATTTTTCTATTCGACCCAGCCTGACCCATCGATCAATCAAATAGTCCACTTAATAAAGATAACCCAACCCACATTATATGTATGGCTAACATAAAAAGCAAAGCCAACCCATTtagcaaagaagaaaacaacccaaaaaccaaaaaccacaCAGCAATGTGGGCAGTGTCCTACCTGTCCCCACCAACACCGCCATGCCACCCTCTCGTACGCAACCTCAACAGACCACCTCTCAATCTCAAGAGCCTCTCCGTCTCCGCCAAGTCTCAGCCACCAGGCCAAGACCTCGGAGGCTTAGGCCATTCAATTCTCACCAAACTCAAATCCAACCACAAACCCACAaccccaattctctcaaagcaaaagcaaaagcaaaagcaaaagcaaaatcaaGAGGGCAAGCAGATGATTAGTGGGTCTGATGTGCTTTTCGCTCTCCAGAAAGCAGCTGATAAGAAAAGCAGAGAGATTggtaagaaaaagaagaaggcaaATGTGTCGTCGTCATCATTATCATCCTATCTGGGAAGCCACGGGGAAGAGGAAGGTGTGGATGAGGATGGGAAAGTGAGGCCCTTGTGTGTGAAAAGTGAGTGGGGTGATAGGTTGGATGAATTGGAAAAGCGGTTTCAGGAGCTTTCTTCTAAGGTCGTTTGAGGGTTTGCCCATCTATGCATTCCAATTgtgaataatatttttatttgattcatatccatgttttctgtttctttttcaacACTGGTCTTGTTACTCTTGCATTGTATAAATGAATCACATTCGGAGAAATGAAACTAATGTCACCTATGGACACTTGGCAATAGAGCATAGAGGACAGTTTTTTGAGCTTTCCATTTCACTTTCACCATATGGTGTAATTGTGTGGGCAGTTCTTCTCTGTGCATGACGTTGTTTGAGCACAAGCTATTGGGGAGGGGGTTTTACACAGATATTCTTTGGGTGTTGGGATTTCAAATCTCTTTACACATAGTGGAGGTGGAATAGCCCGACCAACTAAGTTATACCTCACTGGTTCCTTGTGCAAGACGTTAATCTTTGGACATTATCGATACAAAATCCATCTTTTATTAAAGAATGAACATCATGTCCAGAAAGTTTCCGAGTCATACTTTAGTTTCCCATTGTAAGTAATATGGTGGCAGTGCCGTGTTTAATTATTTGGCTTCTTGTTTAAGCAGCATTGTCTTTCTTTGATGATCTAAGTTTGGTGTTTTAAAACTTATTTTCCGTGGATCTTGTTTAATTTTGCCTATGTTTGAACTTTTGGGTTTGATCATCAAGAAACTTCGCATTGATCTCTCTTTACATAAGcaagaggaaagaagaaagaagaaagaagaaagaaggtaAGTCTcggaattgggtttttctttgaaaatgaCTTGTGTTACACAAGAagatgtatataatatatgcaaaCTACATAAGAGCAGATTACAAAGACCTTCTAGGTTTGCAAATCTGAATTAATGGATACTCTATGGGACAGGACAGGACAGCTACGATTGGTTTCTTATAAGAAAGTGGCTGTTTGGCCAATCAAATTATATGCATATGAAATGCCTTTTCTTGAATTGCAGTTTAGATTGATTACAAAGACCAATTGCTGATATTTGACTCTTTAacattttatcattttataaaGAAGTTGGTATGAAACAGCGGATTACAGTCAGCAAACTTCCCCGCtttcaatttgttaatttatttccCTTGAATGTCAACTTTCTGGGACACTCATGCATACATAACATTAGTTTACTTGATTCtgtacaaattttgtaacGGACTATGTTTCTTTTCtgaattttgttattattCAATTGTCttgatttttaaattgtattttatacaagcgattgttgaaattattctaaattaatctaatttacgAAAGAGGATATTCGAACTCGAGTGCCCTGACCAACTGACCTAACCTATTTATGCTTTCATCTTTGATATGGTGCATTGGGATGGATGGAACACAGAAGAGCTCTGAGTTTTGAGGGGATTGAGATGACCCTCCATACGCTGAAATTACTTCTGAGTTTTGAGGGGATTGAGATGACCCTCCATACGCTGAAATTACTGTGAAAAGTTGAACGTCGAAAGAAACAATTTTCATTTAGTGTCGGTGGACCAAGTCCAAGACATCAAATATCCATGATCAGTGGCCATACATTTTGTACCTAATAATACATGTTAAGAATTTCCGGCAAGGGAGAAGAATATGCCACAGCATTTGGCCCTGGTTCTGATGCTTACAGGTCCTTTTAGAGTACCTGAGCAACCAAATCCATAAATTGGGTAAACCAAGATCCTCCTGTTCTGAATTTTGATCCTCAATCTGAGTTGTCCTAAAACAAGTTTTTCTAGTTGACAAGTGTACAGAACACAAAACGTTAACTGGTCCCCTTGACTGGAAGATCCGAAATTGCAAAACATCATAATTCAGACTTCTTGTTCTACATTAGTCGATTACATAATCAAGCAGCTGCTAATACACAGTTAATTAACACACTCAAACTGCCATTATTACTAATACAATAAActagcaaaataaaaaagaaaaatatgccACGTCAAAATTCGGATGCAAAATAAACTTTGATTTCTGCTAGATGTCAATGAACAAATGCCAACAAAATGCATTACAAGCTGATAAGTTAATACGTAAGAAACAATTCCTAGACTGTCAATTATCTGAAGCATTTTTTTTGGCCATACATCTAACAGCAATGAGACACCAACATTCAGTTATAAACTTATAATACCTCATTTTCCTAATCCTAGcagcctttttctttttcttttctttttttgcccCATCTTTTCCattgaaaagagagaaaaagggagGGGGAGGTGGCTCTGTTATTTTCGTTTTCCGTCTGATAAAACTCGTCCTCCAACCAGTCACATGTTCCTTGttttacccaaaaaacaaCCTCAATCCTCTGCCACTAGTAAGGCCGGTACCTCCTGCCACGGTTACTTTCATcactgccaccaccacctcgTCCAGGCTGTCCACTTGGACCATTGCTCCGATCCACTCTCCTAGGACGAGGAGTTGGGATTTGTGCACCAGGCTGCTGACTGCAAAAAAGCAATCTCTATGAGACATTATTccataattatttttgttttttttttctttctaaaagaACCTCCCAGAAAACAAATGGCAACTTACAGAACATAGCCAATTCGACCATCTGGTAGAACCATAGGCACCATGTGCATTCCTGCAGGCATTGGCCCTCTACCATATATCATTGGCTGTTCACGAATGGAATCCGTTATAAGACATTACACTGATACAGGATTCATACCAAGACAAAGAGGAACAATATAAATTCGGTGATCTACCTGCTGAAAACCCGCAGGAACACTATATCCACCCCCTACAGAGCCATATGGATTTCCAGCAAAACCACCACCATAACCTGGGTGTGAAAGGTGGTTTGCATGAGGCCCAGCATTGTAGGGATAAGCCCCATCAGATTTTTTCTCAGTTTGAGGCTTCGCAAGGACAACCTCCAGTGGCTGACCTGTAAAAAAATCGATGGACGAATTATTTTTGGAGACACTATGAGctcaaaaaaatgaaaagtttcAGATCAGTGTCTATcgaccaactcaaaatattatacaaaaatcAGATAAAGAAATATGTAATAGAAAAAACCATCCTCCCCATTTattaatattcaaattaaGTAGCTTTACACAACAGCAGAAACATTTCAATGTAAAGAGGAACTTGCCCTGTGATGATAACCATGATATATCCCGCAGAAGCTGTTATTTCAAATAATTTACGATCAAGTTCATAAGGCCACCACCATTTTTCTAAGTTCTAACATGTCGGGTTACAGTATAAATAATAGAAATCTATGTTTCATATCTGACTTAATTGCAACAACTTTATATCACAATGATGAAAAGAATAGACCAGTAAGAGTTTCAAGTACATTCCAGCAGCCATCTATTATTTGATGTCTATACCCAAATCATATAGCATTGCATTCTATGTACTGAATCTTGAAACAGAACTCCAAATCTTAAAACATTTTGAAACAGAACTCTAtatgatttgatttaattgcCTCATTTCACCTATCCACAGAGAAAGTAGTTGTGCCGCAGAATGGCTGGCCGCTTGCCAGCTTTGGAATTTTGGTTATAGAATTCAGAGTGCCGCCCCTACAGACATGATTCTTATCGCTTTTGAAGCTATTATTTTTGTCTGCAGGCCTGGGGCTATTTGTGCCCCTTGTAGTCAGTTTCTTTGTGTTCGGGCCTCAGGCCCATAATCtacccaaagaaaaacaaaataagctTAAACAAAATCAATCTTCCATGTACTTGATTTTAGAGGCACAAACCAACTGATAGAATTTTCACTATTATTTTGGTTTCATTCACTAATTTCTTTAGTTGAGGATTTCAAAAATCAGGGCACTGAAAATTGACCCTCAACTGTATATGCTTAACTTAGAACAAGCTGCATGTATGTTAAAAGATGAATAAGTCACATTCCATCAAACTaaaattagtaaaaaaaacTTCTAAAAGAGAGGTCTATCTCACTGGATCTTAAATTCTCAAAAAGCTCCTGATGAAATGCAAAATACGTACcatcaatttcatatttctcaGTATCTTTGACGGCCTTCAGAGCACTTGACCTTTCAGCAAAATGGACGAATCCAAAATCCCGTTTTCCTTGGCCACCTTTTCCAGGTGGCATAACCACTTTTGTTACTTCACCATGGCGCTGAAATAGTTCCTTCAGCTTTTCAGTGCTAGTGTTCTCAGGTATGTTTTTAACATAAAGAGCCTTCACCTGAAAAttgcaaaagcaaaaacataTAGTCAATAGATAGGGCAGGGAAACATAAAACATAATTGAACATTTTAAATAGAAGATAAAAGGTCGCAATGAAACTAAACACGAGCTTCTAAATTCTCGTTCTGAGTTTGTTGACAAATTTAATAAGTTCATATCAAGTCAAGCTATGATTCATATGAATTTAAAGATTTGAAAATATAACTAGAACATATACCTATACTAATATAGAAAGCCAACAGGCAACAATCCATTTAGGTTCTCCACCCTTTAAATTCTGAGAAAAATATCCCTTACTAaacttaaaaataagaaataggGGCAAACAAAATACACTTTCCAATCcactaaacataaaaagaataaaaagaagaaaataaacccCTCACTAAACttacaaagaagaggaaaaaaacaTTCCAATTCACCCCAATATTCTTACAAAACTAATACGTTTCCATTGCTGTtacaaatttaataaaaaaatcaactaCTTATCATTTCTTTTAAGATTTTATCGAAGGCCTTATGTGATACTTAAAGTGGATTTTTAGGAATGATTTTACAAGCAGGGTCACTGCaatgagaaattatagaatgttACGGTATCACACGTCAGCTAGTGATACTTCCACTCAAATATTGACATGGGAAGATGCAGTACAGTGAGATTGACTAACAACCAAGATGCACACGTATCCCCTGGGATGCAGCCCAGTGGACCATGGTGCAACGTAAAATCCCACAGATTCCTATAAACTAGTTGATCGTTTGCATTGACATGGTACCAGATGCAGTTCAAACATAATCAGTTAAGCTTCTGATAtactttttataaataaaaaatctgcAAACTGAAGGCCCTGAACCTAGAACTTCCATTCAATTGGAAATTGGAGTTACCTGAGCAGCAGCAGAATGATCTGAAGTACTTTTTGGATCAGCCCAGGTCACAGTTGGTGAATTTCCATCCAgcctaaaatttgaatttgacatTTTCTGTCTTGAATAATCAGCGCAGGCATTATtataatacaaaacaaaagcaaaaccaCGATTTCTGCTTGGATTTTGGGGATCCTGCAATTAACAAAAGATAATTCCATAAGAACATTTATCCAAGCTGCTATTAACCTCCAAATTAACATAACAAAAGAAGAGTTTAAAGATCTAACCTTTATTAGCTCAATGTGCTCAACCCCAGGACCAACCTCCTCAATGACTTTTCGAAACTCATCCTCAGTCCAGATTTTTGGAACATTACCAATGAACAATCTATGCTTTGTTTCAGAAAGTGAACATCTTAAGGTTTTACCCTGCAGAGATGAAACACATTATAGATCACAATCAGGCTggacatattttaaaaaggaacAAAGGCAATACTACACAGCACTGCAAAAGAGAAACATCACTACCTTGAATGCTTTATTGTGTAATTCTTCAATGGCTTTTTGTGCAACCTCTTTAGTCTTAAATCCTATAAATGCATACCCCTTGCTTTCACCAGTTTCTCTGTCTTGCATTAATCTTATCTGCAAAATAATTAACGAATCAAACCCTCACAGAAAATCAAACTACCACTCCAGACGGCCCCAAACAGAAGGCCAAAATGTCAGAAGCACAAGAGGTTGCAGTTCTGACCTCAATAATTTCGCCTATTTCATCGCATAGATCCCTCAGATCTTCTTCCAAAGTGTCTTTAGGAAGTCCACCAATGAAAACTTCAGACCCATAGGGAGGAAGGGCAAGAAGTTGAGCatgtttctctttctcctcttcaTTGACAGAAGCAGAAGGTTTCTCTTCATCGTCTACAAATTCACCGGCATTATGGCTTTCATCTGGTTCTGGTGATTGATCTTTCTCGCTAGCCTTAGTTGTAGGATCTTCATGTGCTTCTTCAGCATTCTCCTCCACATTTTCATCACTGCCTCCATCTACTCCATCCACTCCATCTTCATCTATTTGCTCTTCTACATCATCATCCATCTCTTCCATGTAGTTGTCTTCGTCAAGATCCACCCGCTCCTCAACTTCCGCTCCTTCTGCCATGTCTGGTTCAAGCACCAACTTTTGTCATCCAATAACTAATCCAATTGTCAACTGAATGAGCTGCAGGCTCGTAAAATAATTATGGAAATAGCACCGACCCCAtgagaatttgcatgaaaGGCATACATGTACTCTATTGAAGAACTAACAAATGTTAAGCTCATAAGAACTTCCGAAGCAAGAAAAACACCTAATAGTCGTTTCTAAGCAAGAGGCAATGGAAAACCCAATGCCAAGGGAGACTTGTAAGAAATGCAACAAGAGACTGGCCAACTTTCCTGGATGCCCCATGGATGCTGGTAAACAAAATAGAGACCTTATAATTGGCAATCCAATTATAGAACATTTATCAAATCcaagttttcttttctaacCTCGTGAATCCATCAAGCAAATGGAGCACAAGAAGATAGTAGTAAACAAtgtttaaatataacataaaggGTTATGCACTA
Above is a window of Prunus persica cultivar Lovell chromosome G2, Prunus_persica_NCBIv2, whole genome shotgun sequence DNA encoding:
- the LOC18787017 gene encoding heterogeneous nuclear ribonucleoprotein R; protein product: MAEGAEVEERVDLDEDNYMEEMDDDVEEQIDEDGVDGVDGGSDENVEENAEEAHEDPTTKASEKDQSPEPDESHNAGEFVDDEEKPSASVNEEEKEKHAQLLALPPYGSEVFIGGLPKDTLEEDLRDLCDEIGEIIEIRLMQDRETGESKGYAFIGFKTKEVAQKAIEELHNKAFKGKTLRCSLSETKHRLFIGNVPKIWTEDEFRKVIEEVGPGVEHIELIKDPQNPSRNRGFAFVLYYNNACADYSRQKMSNSNFRLDGNSPTVTWADPKSTSDHSAAAQVKALYVKNIPENTSTEKLKELFQRHGEVTKVVMPPGKGGQGKRDFGFVHFAERSSALKAVKDTEKYEIDGQPLEVVLAKPQTEKKSDGAYPYNAGPHANHLSHPGYGGGFAGNPYGSVGGGYSVPAGFQQPMIYGRGPMPAGMHMVPMVLPDGRIGYVLQQPGAQIPTPRPRRVDRSNGPSGQPGRGGGGSDESNRGRRYRPY
- the LOC18785535 gene encoding uncharacterized protein LOC18785535, coding for MANIKSKANPFSKEENNPKTKNHTAMWAVSYLSPPTPPCHPLVRNLNRPPLNLKSLSVSAKSQPPGQDLGGLGHSILTKLKSNHKPTTPILSKQKQKQKQKQNQEGKQMISGSDVLFALQKAADKKSREIGKKKKKANVSSSSLSSYLGSHGEEEGVDEDGKVRPLCVKSEWGDRLDELEKRFQELSSKVV